A single region of the Austwickia chelonae genome encodes:
- a CDS encoding NAD(P)/FAD-dependent oxidoreductase produces MTAVLPGSADVLIIGGGVIGLSTAHALATAGVERVVLVDSGSFGSGSTCKAAGGVRAMFSDELNIRLGRRSLEIFERFDELFDQEIDLHQVGYLFLLEDPNDLRAFEEAVALQNSLGVDSRMIDPVEAVELSPYVVPDGLLGAAYSPRDGHCTPESVVLGYSRAARRAGAVLVPRCAVTGAEISDGRIQAVYTEGGTIATDTVVCAAGAWSGQVAALFGVDLPVEPLRRQLVITEKVPELDPRTPFTIDFATSFYFHNEGDGLLIGMSDPDETPGFTLTRGDGWLPGLADAIEHRAPRLAEFGISSGWAGLYEMTPDHNGLVGESPDVGRFLYCTGFSGHGFLLGPALGEVMSDLFHGRRPYVDISGFDVARFADRLRPEHNII; encoded by the coding sequence GTGACCGCCGTGCTGCCCGGTAGCGCCGATGTGCTGATCATCGGTGGAGGAGTCATCGGCCTGTCCACTGCACACGCCTTGGCCACGGCCGGGGTCGAACGGGTCGTGCTGGTCGACTCCGGGTCCTTCGGCAGCGGTTCCACCTGTAAAGCTGCCGGTGGCGTGCGAGCCATGTTCTCCGACGAGCTCAACATCCGTCTGGGAAGGCGCTCCTTGGAGATCTTCGAACGCTTCGACGAACTCTTCGATCAGGAGATCGACCTCCATCAGGTCGGGTATCTCTTCCTCCTGGAGGACCCCAACGACCTGCGTGCCTTCGAAGAGGCCGTGGCCCTGCAGAACTCCCTCGGCGTGGACAGCCGCATGATCGACCCCGTCGAAGCCGTCGAACTCTCCCCGTACGTCGTCCCCGACGGGCTGCTCGGTGCCGCCTATTCGCCCCGGGACGGACACTGCACTCCCGAATCGGTGGTGCTCGGCTACTCACGTGCCGCTCGTCGGGCCGGAGCCGTGCTCGTCCCTCGCTGCGCCGTCACCGGTGCCGAGATCAGCGACGGTCGGATCCAAGCCGTCTACACCGAAGGCGGGACGATCGCCACCGACACGGTCGTCTGTGCTGCGGGTGCCTGGTCGGGGCAGGTGGCAGCGCTCTTCGGCGTCGACCTGCCGGTCGAGCCTCTCCGCCGACAGCTCGTGATCACCGAGAAGGTTCCCGAACTGGATCCGCGCACCCCGTTCACCATCGACTTCGCGACGTCTTTCTACTTCCACAACGAAGGAGACGGGCTCCTCATCGGTATGTCGGACCCCGACGAGACCCCCGGTTTCACGCTGACCCGGGGAGACGGGTGGCTTCCTGGGCTCGCCGACGCCATCGAGCACCGTGCCCCCAGGCTGGCTGAATTCGGTATCAGCAGTGGCTGGGCCGGGTTGTACGAGATGACCCCTGATCACAACGGGCTTGTCGGGGAGAGCCCGGATGTGGGGCGTTTCCTGTACTGCACGGGTTTCTCCGGACACGGTTTTCTTCTGGGGCCCGCATTGGGTGAGGTCATGTCGGACCTTTTCCACGGCCGTCGGCCCTATGTTGATATTTCCGGTTTCGATGTGGCCCGGTTCGCCGACCGGCTGCGCCCGGAGCACAACATCATCTGA
- a CDS encoding TIGR03767 family metallophosphoesterase, which yields MGHITRRTFVTGLAGATGLTLWTADHARAIDRSLARAAARAVNTTGTTLEQAAAPGARLSATGAYRRLTAGPGYPLVVRPQLAAPKTGRDDRRRALASFVQITDVHIIDAQSPMRVEFLHSFNGSAFRPHEALGSHGGISLVNRINSLKGGPYTGRPFDCVVSTGDNTDNDEEIELSWFLTLLAGGKITPNTGGPQWEGVQNFGSTLFYNVESPLQDQYKKKGFPQIPGFLSRAMAPVTSPGLRTRWYSVFGNHDNSVQGTMPLSWDTLAETYTGTNKILGIRDPSARAGLERSYRSGRPVPPNAIPKEERIVQQVTPDPRRRPLLPGEYIAAHLKAAVTGAGPVGHGFTAESASTGRAYYSFRIAPGVTGISLDSTNPAGWTEGSLGERQFFWLERLLMSGSSRYHGKDGRPVTHRVADELFFVFSHHTSDTMTNLIPNLSDLERRYAGMEVLELLHRFPNVLAWVNGHTHNNVITPRPHTDPRRAFWEVNTASHVDFPQHARLLELVDNADGTLSLFTTLVESDAPYAGGYGSGAQRDLAALYREMSFNDLHVKKRNGSNADRNTELLLVNPLGKKV from the coding sequence ATGGGCCACATCACACGACGCACCTTCGTCACCGGACTGGCCGGCGCCACAGGGCTGACCCTGTGGACCGCCGACCATGCCAGAGCCATCGACCGATCACTGGCCCGCGCCGCTGCCCGCGCTGTCAACACCACCGGAACCACCCTGGAACAAGCCGCCGCTCCTGGCGCGCGACTGTCTGCCACCGGCGCCTACCGGCGCCTGACCGCAGGCCCCGGCTACCCCCTGGTCGTCCGCCCCCAACTGGCCGCGCCCAAAACCGGACGAGACGACCGTCGCCGGGCCCTGGCCTCCTTCGTGCAGATCACCGACGTGCACATCATCGATGCTCAGTCTCCGATGCGTGTCGAATTCCTCCACTCGTTCAACGGGTCGGCCTTCCGGCCACACGAAGCCTTGGGCTCCCACGGCGGGATCTCGCTGGTGAACCGGATCAACTCGCTCAAGGGCGGGCCGTACACCGGGCGTCCTTTCGACTGCGTGGTGTCCACGGGGGACAACACCGACAACGACGAAGAGATCGAGCTGTCCTGGTTCCTCACCCTGCTCGCCGGGGGGAAGATCACCCCGAACACCGGCGGGCCCCAATGGGAGGGCGTGCAGAACTTCGGCAGCACTCTCTTCTACAACGTCGAATCCCCGCTCCAGGACCAGTACAAGAAGAAGGGGTTCCCGCAGATCCCCGGTTTCCTCTCCCGGGCGATGGCGCCGGTGACCAGCCCCGGGCTGCGCACCCGCTGGTACAGCGTCTTCGGCAATCACGACAATTCGGTCCAGGGCACCATGCCGCTCAGCTGGGACACCTTGGCCGAGACCTATACGGGGACGAACAAGATCCTCGGTATTCGGGACCCTTCTGCGCGTGCTGGTCTGGAACGCTCCTACCGTTCGGGACGTCCGGTGCCACCGAATGCGATTCCGAAGGAGGAGCGCATCGTCCAACAGGTCACTCCGGATCCGCGTCGCCGCCCGCTCCTGCCGGGGGAGTACATCGCGGCGCATCTCAAAGCTGCTGTCACCGGTGCCGGCCCGGTCGGTCACGGGTTCACCGCAGAATCGGCATCGACGGGACGCGCTTATTACAGTTTTCGGATCGCTCCGGGGGTGACCGGGATCTCCCTGGACTCGACGAACCCGGCAGGGTGGACCGAGGGCTCCTTGGGAGAACGCCAGTTCTTCTGGCTGGAAAGGCTGCTCATGTCCGGCAGTAGCCGTTACCACGGCAAGGACGGTCGGCCTGTCACGCATCGGGTCGCTGATGAGCTGTTCTTCGTCTTCAGCCATCACACGTCCGACACGATGACCAACCTGATCCCCAACCTCAGCGATCTCGAACGTCGCTATGCCGGCATGGAGGTCCTTGAGCTGCTCCACCGGTTCCCGAACGTCCTGGCCTGGGTGAACGGGCACACCCACAACAATGTGATCACTCCGCGGCCGCACACCGACCCTCGGCGTGCGTTCTGGGAGGTCAACACGGCCAGCCATGTCGACTTCCCGCAGCATGCGCGCCTGTTGGAGCTCGTCGACAATGCGGATGGCACCCTCTCGCTGTTCACCACCCTGGTCGAGTCCGATGCGCCCTATGCCGGGGGCTACGGTTCCGGCGCGCAGCGTGACCTGGCGGCGCTGTACCGGGAGATGTCCTTCAACGATCTCCACGTCAAGAAACGCAATGGCAGCAATGCCGACCGCAACACCGAACTGCTCCTCGTGAACCCCTTGGGCAAGAAGGTCTGA
- the amaB gene encoding L-piperidine-6-carboxylate dehydrogenase: MTQERMTLPTGEELARTARECARRCGVDLEEWAGDHEGFSPINGAAISRTVRGDSQGVDEAVNGAHEAFLTWRETPAPVRGAVVKELGRLIGEHRDDLAALVGAEAGKITSEALGEVQEMVDICDYAVGLSRQLFGRTMPSERPGHRLMETWHPLGVVGVISAFNFPVAVWSWNAAIALVCGNAVVWKPSDQAPLCALACHALVQRALESVGGDAAVSQVVLGGAEVGQALADHPLVSLVSATGSTRMGREVGPRVAARFGRCLLELGGNNAAVVAPSADLDLTTRGIVFSAAGTAGQRCTTMRRVIAHTSVVDEVVARVVAAYEKLPVGNPMAEGVLVGPLVNRPAYEAFNSALARAQAAGGRVVVGGERELSDAAAEAYYVRPAVVRMPAQDEVVCSETFAPILYVLSYSEIAEAIALNNAVPQGLSSSIFTRDQGEAELFLSATGSDCGITNVNIGTSGAEIGGAFGGEKETGGGRESGTDAWRSYMRRATNTINYSGELPLAQGVHFDI, from the coding sequence ATGACGCAGGAGCGCATGACGCTGCCGACCGGTGAGGAACTGGCGAGGACCGCGCGGGAATGCGCGCGTAGGTGTGGGGTCGACCTGGAGGAGTGGGCCGGGGACCATGAAGGGTTCTCCCCGATCAACGGCGCAGCGATCTCGCGGACGGTGAGGGGGGACAGCCAGGGCGTCGACGAGGCGGTCAACGGTGCTCATGAGGCTTTTCTGACGTGGCGGGAGACGCCGGCGCCGGTGCGGGGCGCGGTGGTGAAGGAGCTGGGTCGTCTGATCGGTGAGCACCGGGACGACTTGGCGGCCCTGGTCGGCGCGGAGGCGGGGAAGATCACCTCCGAAGCCTTGGGGGAGGTGCAGGAGATGGTCGACATCTGTGATTACGCAGTGGGGTTGTCGCGCCAGTTGTTCGGGCGGACGATGCCCAGCGAGCGCCCGGGGCATCGGTTGATGGAGACCTGGCATCCGTTGGGGGTCGTGGGGGTGATCTCGGCGTTCAACTTCCCGGTGGCGGTGTGGTCGTGGAATGCGGCGATTGCTTTGGTGTGTGGGAACGCGGTGGTGTGGAAGCCTTCTGATCAGGCCCCACTGTGTGCGCTGGCTTGTCATGCTTTGGTGCAGCGGGCTCTGGAATCGGTCGGTGGTGATGCCGCGGTCAGTCAGGTCGTGTTGGGTGGCGCTGAAGTGGGTCAGGCCTTGGCCGACCATCCGTTGGTGTCTTTGGTGAGTGCGACGGGGTCGACCCGTATGGGGCGTGAGGTGGGCCCGCGGGTTGCGGCGCGTTTCGGCCGGTGCTTGTTGGAGTTGGGGGGGAACAATGCGGCGGTCGTGGCGCCCTCGGCGGACCTGGATCTGACGACGCGGGGGATCGTGTTCTCGGCGGCGGGGACGGCGGGTCAGCGGTGTACGACGATGCGGCGGGTGATCGCGCACACCTCGGTGGTGGACGAGGTTGTGGCTCGGGTGGTGGCGGCGTACGAGAAGTTGCCGGTGGGTAACCCGATGGCTGAGGGGGTCCTGGTGGGTCCTCTGGTGAATCGTCCGGCCTACGAGGCGTTCAATTCGGCTTTGGCGAGAGCTCAGGCTGCGGGCGGTCGCGTGGTCGTCGGCGGTGAGCGGGAGCTGTCGGATGCGGCGGCGGAGGCTTATTACGTACGTCCGGCGGTGGTACGGATGCCTGCTCAGGACGAGGTGGTGTGTTCGGAGACTTTCGCTCCGATTCTCTACGTGCTCTCCTATTCGGAGATTGCTGAAGCAATTGCGTTGAACAACGCTGTGCCTCAAGGACTTTCATCGAGTATTTTCACGCGCGACCAAGGTGAGGCCGAGCTCTTCCTCTCCGCGACGGGCTCCGACTGCGGTATCACCAATGTCAACATCGGCACGTCCGGTGCCGAGATCGGCGGAGCCTTCGGCGGTGAGAAGGAGACCGGCGGCGGCCGCGAATCCGGGACCGACGCCTGGCGGTCCTACATGCGCCGAGCCACCAACACCATCAACTACTCCGGTGAGCTGCCCCTGGCCCAAGGGGTCCACTTCGACATCTGA
- a CDS encoding M1 family metallopeptidase: MKATGSQRRGKPKSLATLTALGVVIATAAMAPGSFAAPTPTPTPDTTFSYEQGEGKSTHRVLPRNAGDRKLAGAFSKAAPGIGAPGIGDPYYPEYGNGGYDVKHYDIDVDYTTETGLLKGTTIISAQTTQQLKRFNVDFALDVSKVTVNGQPASFRRTSQREVTITPATSLAKNAEMKVAVTYSGVPSKTKINGSTAWISTDEEALAVGEPEIAPWWFPSNDHPRDKATFDISLTVPEGMQAVSNGRLVNTSYGEGRTTWTWSEDRPMATYLAFMAVGKYEIMRGTSPSGIPWLNAVSTKGTPELKQARQDLQRTPEIVDWLASQFGEYPFTTSGGVAPGLNFGFALETQTRPVYSPTFWDGGDPNLDVIVHELAHQWFGNSISLKNWKDIWINEGFASWAEWRWAELKHNYPPNQIFKQQYEMHPASDAKFWNVVLTDPGPGREFAQAEYVRGSMAVQALRNRVGEATFWAIIRGWTAKYQHGVASVQDFIDFAQEQSGQDLSTFFRAWLMTPGRPAPSAELGFPASMIPKS; the protein is encoded by the coding sequence ATGAAAGCGACAGGTTCGCAGCGCCGCGGGAAGCCTAAGTCTCTCGCAACGCTCACCGCACTCGGGGTCGTCATCGCCACTGCTGCGATGGCCCCGGGTTCGTTCGCTGCCCCCACGCCGACTCCGACACCGGACACCACCTTCAGCTACGAACAGGGCGAGGGCAAGAGCACCCACCGCGTCCTTCCCCGTAACGCCGGTGACCGGAAGCTCGCTGGGGCCTTCAGCAAGGCTGCTCCTGGTATCGGCGCTCCTGGTATCGGCGACCCCTACTATCCCGAGTACGGCAACGGCGGGTACGACGTCAAGCATTACGACATCGATGTCGACTACACCACCGAGACCGGACTGCTCAAGGGCACGACCATCATCTCCGCGCAGACCACGCAGCAGTTGAAGCGTTTCAACGTGGACTTCGCGCTCGACGTCAGCAAGGTCACGGTCAACGGGCAGCCGGCGTCCTTCCGGCGTACGTCGCAGCGTGAGGTCACGATCACTCCGGCGACGAGCCTGGCGAAGAACGCCGAGATGAAGGTCGCCGTCACGTATTCCGGTGTCCCGTCGAAGACCAAGATCAACGGCTCGACGGCGTGGATCTCCACTGACGAAGAAGCGTTGGCTGTCGGAGAGCCGGAGATCGCGCCCTGGTGGTTCCCGAGCAATGATCATCCGCGGGACAAAGCGACTTTCGACATTTCACTGACGGTGCCCGAGGGCATGCAGGCCGTCAGCAACGGCCGCTTGGTGAACACCTCTTATGGTGAGGGGAGGACCACGTGGACGTGGAGCGAGGACCGGCCGATGGCCACTTATCTGGCTTTCATGGCCGTCGGTAAGTACGAGATCATGCGGGGGACCTCTCCTTCGGGTATTCCGTGGTTGAACGCGGTGTCGACCAAGGGGACCCCTGAGTTGAAGCAGGCTCGTCAGGACCTGCAGCGCACTCCGGAGATCGTGGACTGGCTGGCCTCGCAGTTCGGTGAGTACCCGTTCACCACGTCCGGTGGGGTGGCTCCCGGCCTGAACTTCGGCTTCGCTCTGGAGACGCAGACGCGGCCGGTCTATTCGCCGACCTTCTGGGACGGCGGTGACCCCAATCTCGATGTGATCGTGCACGAGCTGGCGCACCAGTGGTTCGGCAACTCGATCAGTTTGAAGAACTGGAAGGACATCTGGATCAACGAGGGCTTCGCCAGCTGGGCGGAGTGGCGTTGGGCTGAACTGAAGCACAACTATCCGCCGAACCAGATCTTCAAGCAGCAGTACGAGATGCATCCGGCGTCGGACGCCAAGTTCTGGAACGTGGTGCTGACTGATCCAGGGCCGGGCCGGGAATTCGCCCAGGCGGAGTACGTGCGCGGTTCGATGGCGGTGCAGGCGCTACGGAACCGTGTGGGCGAGGCGACCTTCTGGGCGATCATCCGTGGGTGGACGGCGAAGTACCAGCATGGTGTGGCCAGCGTGCAGGACTTCATCGATTTCGCTCAGGAGCAGTCGGGTCAGGACCTGTCGACCTTCTTCCGGGCGTGGTTGATGACGCCGGGCAGGCCTGCGCCCTCTGCGGAGCTGGGTTTCCCGGCCTCGATGATTCCCAAGAGCTGA
- a CDS encoding thiamine pyrophosphate-dependent enzyme: MNLTVSEHLVRKLQELSDAPLLAEQADHALATTVTDDDLISLLDAQITSRHLDLIARDLQQRGEGFYTIGSAGHESDAVVALATRPTDPALLHYRSGAFYCARAAQVPGIDPTRDLLLSFMAAADDPISGGRHKVLGRAELSIIPQTSTIASHLPRAMGMAFALGRGLVRQDPTGGQAAYPEDAIVIAGIGDASVNHSTAVGALNGIAQSTHQGVPVPLLIVCEDNGLGISVRTPPGWTERTLSSWPGIDYLRASGEDPERALAVARRAVEIVRTRRHPVILHLDVVRFLGHAGSDAEIAYRSAREIVADYERDPILAVARALIRRGVMTAAGVLARYEATEASVAAMAEHLLPVRRLGTASEVCAPLAFTEKSHWSARILEDADARDQLGGDAGESTRDLAYRGKLPEGQGPLTLAQTVNATLTDLLLTHPAAVVFGEDVGVKGGVYGVTRGLRRAFGATRVFDTLLDEQAVLGTALGLALTGALPIPEIQYLAYLHNAEDQLRGEAATLRFFSAGQYGNGMIVRIAGLAYQRGFGGHFHNDNSLAVLLDIPGIVVAVPSGAAEASGLLRALAGLALADSRVCVFVEPIALYHTRDLHPGDGAWLAPYAPLDAEPAEQDSDDSSESGATPPNGRGCAALARGRVHGDGADVLMVTFGNGVAMSLRVAARVAADGGPRATVFDLRWLAPLPVDHLMAVAADFPRVLVVDETRRSGGVSTEVVAVLLDAGYTGRIHRVTSQDSVIPLGPAAETVLLGEEDIGQALWHGVPVLEEQR; the protein is encoded by the coding sequence ATGAACCTCACCGTCAGTGAACATCTCGTCCGGAAACTCCAAGAACTCAGTGATGCGCCGCTGCTCGCCGAGCAGGCCGACCACGCCTTGGCCACGACGGTCACCGACGACGACCTGATCAGCCTCCTCGACGCGCAGATCACCAGCAGACATCTCGATCTGATCGCCCGTGATCTCCAACAACGGGGCGAAGGTTTTTACACCATCGGTTCGGCCGGACACGAGTCCGATGCCGTCGTGGCCCTGGCCACCCGGCCGACCGACCCAGCCCTGCTGCACTACCGCTCCGGAGCCTTCTACTGTGCGCGGGCAGCCCAGGTCCCAGGCATCGATCCGACCCGTGACCTGCTGCTCAGTTTCATGGCAGCCGCCGACGACCCCATCTCCGGGGGGCGGCACAAGGTGCTCGGTCGCGCCGAGTTGTCGATCATTCCGCAGACGTCCACCATCGCTTCCCACCTCCCCCGAGCCATGGGAATGGCCTTCGCGCTCGGACGCGGGCTGGTACGACAAGATCCCACAGGTGGGCAGGCTGCATACCCCGAGGACGCCATTGTCATCGCCGGGATCGGAGATGCCTCGGTCAACCATTCGACGGCTGTCGGAGCACTCAACGGCATCGCCCAGTCCACCCATCAAGGAGTGCCGGTACCGCTACTGATCGTCTGCGAGGACAACGGACTCGGGATCAGCGTGCGTACGCCGCCCGGATGGACCGAACGGACGTTGTCCAGCTGGCCCGGTATCGACTACCTACGAGCCAGCGGCGAAGACCCCGAACGTGCTTTGGCGGTCGCCCGCCGTGCCGTCGAGATCGTGCGAACCCGGCGACACCCCGTCATCCTGCACCTGGACGTGGTGCGTTTCCTCGGACATGCCGGATCGGACGCGGAGATCGCCTATCGCAGCGCTCGGGAAATCGTCGCCGACTACGAACGGGACCCGATCCTGGCGGTGGCCCGAGCCCTGATCCGCCGCGGTGTGATGACCGCCGCCGGAGTACTGGCACGGTATGAGGCCACCGAGGCCAGCGTCGCCGCCATGGCCGAGCACCTTCTGCCCGTGAGGCGACTCGGCACAGCCTCGGAGGTCTGCGCACCCTTGGCCTTCACCGAGAAAAGCCACTGGTCGGCGCGGATCCTCGAGGACGCAGACGCGCGTGACCAACTCGGTGGCGACGCCGGAGAGAGCACCCGCGACCTGGCATACCGGGGGAAACTCCCCGAGGGCCAAGGGCCGCTGACCCTCGCACAAACCGTCAACGCCACTCTGACCGATCTGCTGCTCACCCACCCCGCAGCCGTCGTCTTCGGTGAGGACGTCGGAGTCAAAGGTGGCGTCTACGGGGTGACCCGGGGGCTCCGGCGAGCCTTCGGTGCGACCCGGGTGTTCGACACCCTCCTGGACGAACAAGCCGTTCTGGGTACCGCGTTGGGTCTGGCGCTCACCGGAGCCCTGCCCATCCCTGAGATCCAATACCTGGCCTATCTGCACAATGCCGAGGACCAGCTACGCGGTGAAGCCGCAACCCTGCGCTTCTTCTCCGCAGGTCAGTACGGCAACGGGATGATCGTCCGGATTGCTGGACTCGCCTACCAGCGCGGCTTCGGGGGACATTTCCACAACGACAACTCTCTCGCGGTGCTCCTGGACATCCCCGGCATCGTGGTTGCCGTGCCCTCCGGAGCGGCTGAGGCTTCCGGGTTGCTCCGGGCTCTGGCCGGGCTCGCACTGGCCGACTCCCGGGTATGCGTCTTCGTCGAACCGATCGCTCTGTACCACACCCGCGACCTGCACCCTGGGGACGGTGCCTGGCTGGCCCCCTACGCTCCGTTGGACGCTGAACCCGCAGAACAGGACAGCGATGATTCCAGCGAATCGGGCGCGACGCCTCCGAACGGACGCGGATGTGCTGCCTTGGCCCGGGGGCGTGTCCATGGGGACGGGGCCGATGTCCTGATGGTCACCTTCGGGAACGGAGTGGCGATGAGTCTGCGTGTCGCAGCTCGGGTCGCCGCCGACGGGGGTCCCCGCGCGACGGTCTTCGACCTGCGTTGGCTTGCACCGCTTCCCGTCGATCACCTCATGGCTGTGGCCGCAGACTTCCCACGTGTGCTCGTCGTCGACGAGACCCGCCGCTCCGGTGGGGTCTCCACCGAGGTGGTCGCGGTGCTCCTGGACGCCGGATACACCGGTCGTATCCACCGGGTCACCAGCCAGGACAGTGTCATCCCCTTAGGGCCCGCCGCTGAGACGGTGCTCCTGGGCGAAGAAGACATCGGACAGGCACTGTGGCACGGCGTTCCGGTCCTGGAGGAACAGCGGTGA
- a CDS encoding Glu/Leu/Phe/Val family dehydrogenase, whose protein sequence is MNPKVTGEDDTRRLLPHPERNEEPVATADLFTSADEWGPEKIVYVSDRRTGMQGVLVIDNTARGMGKGGTRMSPTLTVDETARLARTMTWKWAAADLFYGGAKAGIRADPTQPNKEAVLRAFARALADEVPAEYVFGLDMGLDERDAAVLVDELRDRGAATGLPRALGGTPYDQLGITGHGVAEATAAAAEHLGFDLRGARVVVQGFGAVGAAAAHRLHAAGALVIAVSNAHGTVTDPDGLDIEQLVQARENYGEQGLLDSGYTVGGVDDALDIPCDILIPAAKQDVIDETLSARLATRLIVEGANLPTSDSARRILHDRGITVVPDFIANAGGIIAAAYSMDARRSAFVVDTGQVLATVADTLRANTLVVLEQSRKTGLHTRDAALHLAQERVREAMALRGQHVCTPQEMLARTGTGPRGDTP, encoded by the coding sequence GTGAACCCCAAGGTCACCGGCGAGGACGACACCCGGCGACTGCTTCCGCACCCGGAACGAAACGAGGAGCCTGTGGCCACCGCCGATCTCTTCACCTCCGCGGACGAATGGGGACCGGAGAAGATCGTCTACGTCTCCGACCGGCGCACCGGCATGCAAGGCGTCCTCGTCATCGACAACACCGCCCGAGGCATGGGCAAAGGCGGAACGCGGATGAGCCCCACCCTCACCGTTGACGAAACAGCCCGCCTCGCCCGCACCATGACCTGGAAATGGGCAGCCGCCGACCTCTTCTACGGCGGAGCCAAAGCCGGGATCCGCGCCGACCCGACACAACCCAACAAAGAAGCCGTTCTGCGGGCCTTCGCCCGAGCGCTCGCCGACGAAGTCCCCGCCGAGTACGTCTTCGGCCTCGACATGGGACTCGACGAACGGGATGCCGCCGTCCTCGTCGACGAACTCCGTGACCGAGGTGCCGCCACCGGTCTACCCAGAGCACTCGGCGGCACCCCCTATGACCAACTGGGGATCACCGGCCATGGCGTCGCCGAAGCCACCGCCGCCGCTGCCGAACACCTTGGGTTCGACCTGCGCGGAGCCCGCGTCGTCGTTCAAGGCTTCGGCGCGGTCGGTGCCGCCGCGGCCCATCGGCTGCACGCCGCCGGTGCCCTCGTCATCGCCGTGTCCAATGCCCACGGAACCGTCACCGACCCGGACGGACTCGACATCGAACAACTGGTGCAAGCCAGAGAGAACTACGGCGAACAAGGACTCCTCGACAGCGGTTACACCGTCGGTGGAGTCGACGACGCCCTCGACATCCCCTGCGACATCCTCATCCCCGCAGCGAAACAGGACGTCATCGACGAGACCCTCTCAGCTCGCCTCGCCACCCGCCTCATCGTCGAAGGAGCCAACCTTCCCACCAGTGACAGCGCTCGCCGGATCCTGCACGACCGCGGCATCACCGTCGTCCCCGATTTCATCGCCAACGCCGGCGGTATCATCGCCGCCGCCTACTCCATGGACGCCCGCCGCTCGGCCTTCGTCGTCGACACCGGCCAGGTGCTCGCCACCGTCGCCGACACCCTGCGTGCCAACACCCTCGTCGTCCTCGAACAGAGCAGGAAGACCGGCCTGCACACCCGCGATGCGGCGCTGCATCTCGCCCAGGAGCGCGTCCGCGAGGCCATGGCCCTTCGAGGTCAGCACGTTTGCACTCCGCAGGAGATGCTCGCGAGAACAGGGACCGGACCGAGAGGGGACACCCCATGA
- a CDS encoding acyl-CoA dehydrogenase family protein, producing MATRARQSPLELFGTDQLLDAEECDIRETTRKLLERSVRPHIADWYEKADLPARELARELGGHGLLGMHLDGYGCAGTSATAYGLACLELEAVDSGVRSLVSVQGSLAMYAIHRWGSEEQKQEWLPRMAAGEAIGCFGLTEPDYGSNPAGMRTHARRDGDDWILDGSKMWITNGSVADVAVVWAQTDQQGQGSGVRGFVVPADSSGFSAPQIHRKMSLRASVTSELVLDGVRLPSSALLPEAAGLSGPLSCLNEARFGIVFGALGAARDCLETAVEYVDSRQVFGRPLASFQLTQAKLADMSLELGKGMLLAIHLGRLKDDHRLRPEQVSLGKLNNVREAMAIARECRTLLGANGISGEYAVMRHANNLESVLTYEGTSEVHQLVIGQALTGHSAFA from the coding sequence ATGGCGACCCGAGCACGGCAGAGCCCGCTGGAACTCTTCGGCACCGACCAACTCCTCGATGCCGAAGAGTGCGACATCCGTGAGACCACCCGCAAGCTCCTGGAACGTTCTGTCCGCCCGCATATCGCCGACTGGTACGAGAAAGCGGACCTTCCCGCCCGGGAGCTGGCGCGAGAGCTCGGCGGACACGGGCTGTTGGGCATGCATCTCGACGGCTACGGCTGTGCGGGGACCAGCGCCACCGCTTACGGACTTGCCTGCTTGGAACTCGAAGCCGTCGACTCCGGCGTCCGCTCCCTGGTGTCCGTCCAAGGTTCGCTCGCCATGTACGCCATCCACCGGTGGGGCAGCGAGGAGCAGAAACAGGAATGGCTTCCCCGGATGGCCGCAGGGGAAGCCATCGGTTGCTTCGGTCTCACCGAACCCGACTACGGGTCCAACCCGGCCGGGATGCGTACCCATGCGCGCCGCGACGGGGACGACTGGATCCTTGACGGTTCCAAGATGTGGATCACCAATGGTTCCGTCGCCGATGTCGCCGTGGTCTGGGCGCAGACCGACCAGCAGGGGCAGGGCTCAGGGGTCCGCGGATTCGTCGTTCCGGCCGACAGCTCCGGCTTCTCCGCACCGCAGATCCACCGCAAGATGTCCTTGCGCGCGTCGGTGACCAGCGAACTCGTCCTCGACGGGGTGCGTCTGCCTTCTTCGGCGCTATTGCCTGAGGCGGCGGGGCTTTCCGGGCCGTTGTCCTGTCTGAACGAAGCCCGGTTCGGGATCGTCTTCGGTGCCCTGGGCGCGGCCCGCGACTGTCTGGAGACGGCTGTGGAGTACGTCGATTCCCGTCAGGTTTTCGGTCGCCCGCTGGCCTCCTTCCAACTCACCCAGGCAAAACTTGCCGACATGTCTCTTGAACTGGGCAAAGGGATGCTGTTGGCCATTCATCTGGGACGGTTGAAGGACGATCACCGGCTGCGTCCCGAGCAGGTCAGTCTCGGCAAGCTCAACAATGTCCGGGAGGCCATGGCGATCGCACGGGAGTGCCGCACCCTTCTGGGGGCCAATGGCATCAGCGGCGAATACGCGGTGATGAGGCATGCGAACAATCTCGAGTCGGTGCTCACCTACGAGGGCACCTCCGAAGTGCATCAGCTCGTCATCGGGCAGGCGCTCACTGGTCACAGCGCTTTCGCCTGA